In the Lepidochelys kempii isolate rLepKem1 chromosome 4, rLepKem1.hap2, whole genome shotgun sequence genome, gacagctaccggtcagttgggaatcaatttggagtgggcaaatctactgtgggggctgctgtgatgcaagtagctcatgcaatcaaagatctgctgatatcaagggtagtgaccctgggaaatgtgcaggtcatagtggatggctttgctgcaatgggattccctaactgtggtggggctatagacggaacccatatccctatcttggcaccagagcaccaagccggcgagtacataaaccgcaaggggtacttttcgatagtgctgcaagctctggtggatcacaagggacgtttcaccaacatcaacgtgggatggccgggaaaggtgcatgacgctcgcatcttcaggaactctggtctgtttcaaaagctgcaggaagggactttcttcccagaccagaaaataactgttggggatgttgaaatgcctatatgtatccttggggacccagcctaccccttaatgccctggctcatgaagccgtacacaggcagcctggacagtagtcaggagctgttcaactacaggctgagcaagtgcagaatggtggtagaatgtgcatttggacgtttaaaggcgcgctggcgcagtttactgactcgcttagacctcagcgaaaccaatattcccactgttattactgcttgctgtgtgctccacaatatctgtgagagtaagggggagacgtttatggcggggtgggagattgaggcaaatcgcctggctgctggttacgcgcagccagacaccagggcggttagaagagctcaggagggcgcggcacgcatcagagaagctttgaaaaccagtttcatgactggccaggctacagtgtgaaagttctgtttgtttctccctgatgaaaccccccgccccttggttcactctacttccctgtaagctaaccaccctcccctcctcccttcgatcactgcttgcagaggcaataaagtcattgctgcttcacagtcatgcattcgttattcattcatcacacaaatagggggatgactaccaaggtatcccaggaggggtggtggaggagggaaggaaaatgccacacagcacattaagcacagcactttaaaagtttacaactttaaaatttattgaatgacagccttcttttttttgggcaatcctctgttgtggagtggctggttggccggaggcccccccaccgcgttcttgggcgtctgggtgtggaggctatggaacttggggaggagggcggttggttacagaggggcagcagtggcagtctgtgctccagctgcctttgctgcagctcaaccatacactggagcattctggtttggtcctgcagcagcctcagcattgaatcctgccttctctcatcacgctgccgccacatttgagcttcagccctgtcttctgcccgccacttactctcttcagcccgccacttactctcttcagccctccacctctcctcccggtcattttgtgctttcctgcactctgacattatttgcctccacgcattcgtctgtgctctgtcagtgtgggaggacagcattagctcggagaacatttcatctcgagtgcgttttttttttctttctaagcttcactagcctctgggaaggagaagatcctgtgatcattgaaacacatccagctggtggagaaaaaaaaagggacagcggtatttaaaaagacacattttataaaacagtcgctacactctttcagggtaaaccttgctgttaacattacatacatagcacatgtgctttcgttacaaggtcgcattttgcctcctcccaccgcgtgactaccccctcaaccctcccccctccccgtggctaacagcggggaacatttctgttcagccacaggcaaacagcacagcaggaatgtgtccctgaagaaaagcaccctatttcaaccaggtgaccatgaattatatctcactctcctgaggataacacagagagagaaagaacagattttggttgaatgccagcaaacatacactgcaatgctttgttctacagtgattcccgagtatgtgttactggcctggagtgataaaagtgtcctaccatgaaggacgaaataaggctgccctccccagaaaccttttgcaaaggctttaggactacatctaggagaaccgcaaatgccagggcaaagtaatcctttcacatgcttgcttttaaaccatgtatagcattttaaaaggtacactcaccagaggtcccttctccgcctgctgggtccaggaggcagccttgggtgggttcggggggtactggctccaggtctagggtgagaaacagttcctggctgtcgggaaaaccggtttctccgcttgcttgctgtgagccatctacaacctcctcctcctcctcatcttcttcgtccccaaaacctgcttccgtattgcctccatctccattgaaggagtcaaacaacacggctggggtagtggtggctgaaccccctaaaatggcatgcagctcatcatagaagcggcatgtttggggctctgacccagagcggctgttcgcctctctggttttctggtaggcttgcctcagctccttcagtttcacgcggcactgcttcgtgtccctgttatggcctctgtccttcatgccctgggagattttcacaaaggttttggcatttcgaaaactggaacggagttctgat is a window encoding:
- the LOC140909967 gene encoding myb/SANT-like DNA-binding domain-containing protein 7 → MQSSSAQVTMMESQNRKRAPAWTEREVRDLIAVWGEESVLSELRSSFRNAKTFVKISQGMKDRGHNRDTKQCRVKLKELRQAYQKTREANSRSGSEPQTCRFYDELHAILGGSATTTPAVLFDSFNGDGGNTEAGFGDEEDEEEEEVVDGSQQASGETGFPDSQELFLTLDLEPVPPEPTQGCLLDPAGGEGTSAGCVSMITGSSPSQRLVKLRKKKKTHSR